The genomic interval CACGAGGCCGCGTACCCCGACCGGACCCAGCAGCGCCTGGTAGATCTCCAGGTCGGCGAGGTCCTCCAGCACGTCCTGGCGCTCGACCTCGCTGAGCGGGTCGAGTTCGGTCTCCTCGCCCGGGTCGTCAAGGCCGGCGGAGGGATCGGCGGGGTCACCGTTGAACGGGTCGATCGGCTCCTCGTGCACCCCTCCACCGTAGTCCCAACACCGCCCGGCGTGGTCACCCGTTGTGGCCTGTACCGCCGCTGTACCCGCGCCCGCGACGCCCACCCCGCCGGATGGGTACGATGAACCATCGCGCCGTACCCCGGGGCGAACCCTGGCGCCGCCCCGCGCGGGCAGCCTGTCCGACCAGCTCAGCGCCGACCGACCCGCGTCGGCGAGATCGCGGCCGGGTCGGCGGTGACCGTCGTCGACCGTCAACCGGAGCACCGTCAACCGACCAGAGCACCGTCAACAAGCATCGTCAACCACAGCAGCAGGGGACACATCGTGGAGAACCGACCCACCAACGACCTTCCGCTGGCCACCGACGCCGACCAGCTCGCCGGGCACCTGCCCGAACTGCCGGCCGGTTCGGCCCGGGTGGTGCCGCTCGGGTTGACCTTCGACGACGTACTGCTGCAACCCGGCGAGTCCGAGATCATTCCGAGCCGGGTGAACACCATCACCCGGCTCAGCCGCAACGTCGAGATCGCCATCCCGCTGGTCTCCAGCCCGATGGACACGGTGACCGAGGCGCGGATGGCGATCGCGATGGCCCGCAACGGCGGCATCGGGGTACTGCACCGCAACCTCTCGATCGAGGACCAGGCGCTCCAGGTCGACTTGGTGAAGCGCTCCGAGGCCGGCATGGTCACCAACCCGGTCACCTGCGGGCCGGACGACACCCTGCGGGACGTCGACGCGCTCTGCGGCCGCTACCGGATCTCCGGGGTGCCGGTGACCGACGCCCAGGGCACTCTGGTCGGCATCGTGACCAACCGCGACATGCGGTTCGTCACCGACGGCGGCACCCCGGTACGCCAGATCATGACCCCGATGCCGCTGGTCACCGCCGAGGTCGGGGTGACCAAGGAGGAGGCGCTCGACCTGCTGCGCCGGCACAAGGTCGAGAAGCTGCCGATCGTCGACCCGGACGGGCGGCTGCGCGGCCTGATCACCGTCAAGGACTTCGCCAAGAGCGAGCAGTACCCGCTCGCCACCAAGGACGACGCCGGCCGGCTCCGGGTGGCCGCCGCCGTCGGGGTCGGCGAGGACGCCTACAAGCGGGCCCGCGCGCTGGTCGAGGCCGGGGTCGACGTGCTGATCGTGGACACCGCGCACGGGCACCAGCGGGCCGTGCTCGACATGGTCGGCCGGCTCAAGAAGGACACCAACGTCGACGTGATCGGCGGGAACGTGGCGACCTACGCGGGGGCGAAGGCGCTGGTCGAGGCGGGTGCCGACGCGGTGAAGGTCGGGGTCGGGCCGGGCGCCATCTGCACCACCCGGATCGTCGCCGGGGTCGGCGTACCGCAGATCACCGCGATCATGGAGGCGGCCCGGGCCGCCCGCCCGGCCGGGGTGCCGGTGATCGCCGACGGCGGAATCCAGTACTCCGGCGACATCGCCAAGGCGCTGGTGGCCGGCGGCGACACCGTGATGCTCGGCAGCCTGCTCGCCGGCTCCGAGGAGAGCCCCGGCGAGCTGATGTTCATCAACGGCAAGC from Plantactinospora sp. BC1 carries:
- the guaB gene encoding IMP dehydrogenase, coding for MENRPTNDLPLATDADQLAGHLPELPAGSARVVPLGLTFDDVLLQPGESEIIPSRVNTITRLSRNVEIAIPLVSSPMDTVTEARMAIAMARNGGIGVLHRNLSIEDQALQVDLVKRSEAGMVTNPVTCGPDDTLRDVDALCGRYRISGVPVTDAQGTLVGIVTNRDMRFVTDGGTPVRQIMTPMPLVTAEVGVTKEEALDLLRRHKVEKLPIVDPDGRLRGLITVKDFAKSEQYPLATKDDAGRLRVAAAVGVGEDAYKRARALVEAGVDVLIVDTAHGHQRAVLDMVGRLKKDTNVDVIGGNVATYAGAKALVEAGADAVKVGVGPGAICTTRIVAGVGVPQITAIMEAARAARPAGVPVIADGGIQYSGDIAKALVAGGDTVMLGSLLAGSEESPGELMFINGKQFKAYRGMGSLGAMQSRGQARSYSKDRYFQDDVASEEKLVPEGVEGQVPYRGPLARVAHQLVGGLRLAMGYVGAETIPELHRRGQLIRITAAGLKESHPHDIQMTVEAPNYHTR